In the Candidatus Electrothrix rattekaaiensis genome, one interval contains:
- the mutY gene encoding A/G-specific adenine glycosylase, producing the protein MTDSPITRTLLSWFATNQRPLPWRKEYRPYHVWISEIMGQQTQMERVATYFNNWIRQFPDIPTLAAASEQEVIKAWEGLGYYSRVRNIRKAADILMQEYGAKLPDNETQLLALPGIGPYTAAAILSIAFNRAVPLLDANVERVICRLDDIDQPVKQTTTRKLLLQRCSDLLPQDNARNFNQALMEFGALICTPKRPACPDCPLQQHCLSYARDIVDLRPIPGKKEKRIDIYMACGIIQHGDRFYIQQRLEKDVWGGLWEFPGGRLKEGESPEQAAVREIIEETEFQVTDLRPFATTVHHYTKYRVTLEAFFCTLQDNQLTEPVLHAASHYKWVAFNELSTFAFPAGHRQLIEKMR; encoded by the coding sequence GTGACTGACTCGCCCATCACCCGAACCCTTCTTTCCTGGTTTGCGACAAATCAACGCCCCCTGCCCTGGCGCAAGGAATATCGTCCCTATCACGTCTGGATCTCGGAGATCATGGGCCAGCAGACCCAGATGGAACGGGTTGCGACCTATTTCAACAACTGGATCAGGCAATTCCCGGATATCCCGACCCTGGCTGCGGCCTCGGAACAGGAAGTCATCAAGGCTTGGGAAGGGCTGGGCTACTACAGCCGGGTGCGGAACATCCGCAAAGCTGCCGACATTCTGATGCAGGAATACGGAGCAAAGCTGCCGGACAATGAGACGCAGCTTCTTGCCCTGCCCGGTATCGGGCCATATACGGCAGCCGCCATTCTCTCCATTGCCTTTAACCGTGCAGTGCCGTTGTTGGATGCCAATGTAGAACGGGTCATCTGCCGACTTGATGATATCGACCAACCGGTAAAGCAGACAACGACTCGAAAACTGCTCCTGCAACGCTGCTCCGATCTTCTTCCTCAAGACAATGCCCGGAATTTCAATCAGGCTTTGATGGAATTCGGGGCACTGATCTGCACACCCAAAAGACCTGCTTGCCCGGACTGCCCACTTCAGCAACACTGCCTCTCCTATGCACGCGATATAGTTGATCTCCGCCCGATTCCAGGCAAAAAGGAAAAGCGGATTGATATTTATATGGCCTGCGGCATTATTCAGCACGGTGATCGCTTCTATATCCAGCAACGGCTAGAAAAAGATGTCTGGGGTGGCTTATGGGAATTCCCCGGCGGACGTCTCAAGGAAGGTGAAAGCCCTGAGCAGGCAGCAGTGCGAGAAATTATCGAGGAAACAGAATTTCAGGTGACTGATTTACGCCCCTTTGCCACAACAGTTCACCATTACACGAAGTACCGTGTCACTTTAGAGGCCTTTTTCTGCACCTTACAGGATAATCAGTTAACAGAACCTGTTCTCCATGCCGCAAGTCACTATAAATGGGTTGCCTTCAACGAATTAAGCACCTTTGCCTTTCCTGCCGGGCATCGTCAGTTGATTGAAAAAATGCGCTGA
- a CDS encoding SelT/SelW/SelH family (seleno)protein, translating into MKITIEYCTAUNYKPRASGLEAALKKEFGAEVELIPGSGGVFTVCADGKQVYSKHETGRFPDDGEIVGLLR; encoded by the coding sequence ATGAAGATCACCATTGAATACTGCACTGCGTGAAACTACAAGCCCAGAGCCTCCGGTCTGGAGGCTGCATTGAAAAAGGAATTTGGTGCTGAGGTTGAACTCATTCCCGGTTCCGGCGGTGTGTTCACTGTCTGCGCGGACGGCAAACAGGTCTATTCTAAACATGAAACCGGTCGTTTTCCCGACGACGGGGAGATTGTCGGGCTGCTTCGCTAA